TCAGAGCCGAAGACTGGATTGGTCTATCAAAATGATACTGTGCATAGGCTCGTAACAATCTTTCAACTGCAAGCCAATCTGTTGTATGCGTTTCTAAAATATTATCTGCTAAATCAGTCTGTGCAAGTTCTTGCATAGCCAGAAGTTCAGATGCATCAAGGTAGTGACTAATGCGATTATACATAGCGTCATTAAGGCTTAGCTCAGGGCGATCGCCGTTCGGATTACCGTCATTAGCAAGATCGGTTATTTCGAGATTGATGACTCCGCCGCCAACAATGCTAAATCCTGCTTTCCATTTTGGTTGGTGGCGATTGGCGATTACTGGGCTTTGACTAATGCAGCAACTATGCACTTGTGGCGCAAATCCTGCGATCGCCAATAGGTGATAGATACCATGATTCAAATGAGCCAAAACATTTTGATTTTCAGCTTCCTGAATGCGATTTAGATGTTCGACTAACACTAAAAATAGTTCTTCCTGTGGTTGAGCAGATAACGCTTGCATAAGGGCAAGTTCTGACAAATATTGAGCAGCCGTGAGTTTAGCCAAAGTTTTTCCTAAACCAACAAAGGACTGCAACACTTCGGCATTTTTAATCCGATCCATATTGCGTCCCACAGAGACTTGTAAATCATTGACCACAAATAAACCCGATCGCCCTGCCATTGCTGAGCGATGTTTTCTCGCTCCTGCGGCAACGGCTCTGATCAATCCATGCTCCTTGGTGAGGATCGTCAGCAGGCGATCGTTTTCACCTAAGGGCATACCCTTAAGGTTTATTCCTGTGGCGCGATATTCTTTAGGCAATTTAAAACTCTTGGATAGGTAAATGGACTAAAATAGCGATCAACGATTGTTTTTTAGCAAATAAGCCCCCTCTAACCATTTCTATTGCCACAATGAATCCTGCCAATCGCGATTTGAGTTCGGTTTTAAGTCGGATTACTAATAAGTTACAACAAGATCAAGTTGTTAGTGTCACCCTACAAAAGCTTAGGGAACAGCTTGATGTTGATCGCGTGGTTTTATACTACTTCTACACAAAATGGAAAGGGCAAGTAACCTTTGAGGCAATCAGCGATCATAAATACTCGATCATTGGTTCAACAGGGGCTGATGATTGCTTCAATTTAGAATATGCAGCGCTTTATTTGGCGGGACGTGTCCATGCTATTGATGATATTGAGCAGGCTGCTATCAGTGATTGTCATCGAGATTTTTTGCGAGAGATACAAGTG
This genomic stretch from Pseudanabaena galeata CCNP1313 harbors:
- the recO gene encoding DNA repair protein RecO — its product is MPKEYRATGINLKGMPLGENDRLLTILTKEHGLIRAVAAGARKHRSAMAGRSGLFVVNDLQVSVGRNMDRIKNAEVLQSFVGLGKTLAKLTAAQYLSELALMQALSAQPQEELFLVLVEHLNRIQEAENQNVLAHLNHGIYHLLAIAGFAPQVHSCCISQSPVIANRHQPKWKAGFSIVGGGVINLEITDLANDGNPNGDRPELSLNDAMYNRISHYLDASELLAMQELAQTDLADNILETHTTDWLAVERLLRAYAQYHFDRPIQSSALIDNCFFNI
- a CDS encoding GAF domain-containing protein, yielding MNPANRDLSSVLSRITNKLQQDQVVSVTLQKLREQLDVDRVVLYYFYTKWKGQVTFEAISDHKYSIIGSTGADDCFNLEYAALYLAGRVHAIDDIEQAAISDCHRDFLREIQVRSNLVAPVLTNEKLWGLVVAHHCQDSKIWQNSDIDSICQYSNYLASAPSISAS